A single Oryctolagus cuniculus chromosome 16, mOryCun1.1, whole genome shotgun sequence DNA region contains:
- the LOC100343814 gene encoding developmental pluripotency-associated protein 2 — protein MSDSHYSSSEMNYFKEALDEDNVILTLVPVVEEPKKEHLVEPSVSSTADIKPADIKSKKPWQSNKVDFPQANEQFKASPKPKCKKAVFPLPTILPPITKVSRNTLRNWCQQLNLSTDGQKIEVYLRLQRHAYPEQIQDVPDTPREAKMQSCPRKSTNRAKLQDSCTRSNGEEETNIVEVITSAQEATLASWARIAARVSQPKAVNSSSIPTSVEAFLQEASGVRWCVVHGRLLPADVPGWVRLQFRAGHTWVPDTPKRMISLFLLPACTFPSPGLEDNMLCPECTKRNKKMMRRLMSVGEKKHHTVRKQNMPPQNMPP, from the coding sequence ATGTCAGACTCACATTATAGCAGCAGCGAGATGAATTACTTTAAGGAGGCATTAGATGAGGACAATGTGATTTTAACATTGGTTCCAGTTGTAGAGGAACCTAAAAAAGAACATCTAGTGGAACCAAGTGTTTCTTCAACCGCAGATATCAAACCTGCAGATATCAAATCTAAGAAGCCTTGGCAAAGCAATAAAGTTGACTTTCCACAAGCAAACGAACAATTCAAAGCTTCTCCAAAACCTAAGTGCAAAAAAGCAGTTTTTCCCCTGCCAACCATTTTGCCCCCAATTACTAAGGTGTCTCGGAACACTTTGCGGAACTGGTGCCAACAACTTAATTTGAGTACAGATGGCCAGAAAATAGAAGTGTATCTGAGGCTCCAGAGACATGCATATCCTGAACAAATACAGGATGTTCCTGACACACCACGAGAAGCCAAAATGCAGTCATGTCCAAGAAAAAGTACTAATAGAGCAAAGCTGCAGGACAGTTGTACTAGGAGCAATGGAGAGGAAGAAACTAATATAGTTGAAGTGATAACTTCAGCTCAGGAAGCCACGTTGGCATCTTGGGCAAGAATTGCTGCAAGAGTCAGTCAGCCCAAGGCTGTGAATTCGTCTTCCATTCCTACTTCAGTTGAAGCCTTTTTGCAGGAAGCCTCTGGTGTCAGGTGGTGTGTAGTTCACGGCAGACTTCTCCCCGCAGATGTACCAGGCTGGGTTCGCCTGCAGTTCCGAGCAGGCCACACCTGGGTACCTGATACTCCCAAGAggatgatttctctctttctgttaccaGCCTGTACTTTTCCATCCCCAGGACTAGAAGACAACATGTTATGCCCTGAATGTACTAAGAGGAATAAGAAGATGATGAGAAGATTAATGTCAGTGGgggagaaaaaacaccacactgtAAGAAAACAGAATATGCCACCCCAAAATATGCCACCTTAA